GTGGGCCTTGGTATCTTCCATCTCAATGAGCGCATTGACCGCCGGGATGCCCATCAGGATAAAGTCGATGAAAACAAGGAGCGCGAAAGGAATCAAGGCCCACAGCCATTGCAGTTTGCTGTTGGGGCCGGTGAAATTCGCCGGCTGATGACCAACGCTCTTGCGGTGCCTGATCATCGAATAAATCATGATCGCGAACACCACCACGAACATAATGGTGATGATCAGCATGAACTCGTTGTGGACGTGGAGCGTTTCCCGGGCGACGGGTGTGACCGGTTCGGGAAAGTTGTATTTGTATTCGGCGCCGGCAATGCCGGGCAACGCCACGGCCGCCAGCAACATCAGGCGCTTCAGAAGACCGAGTGCGGACGCTTTGCCGCTTGGCTGCGAGTTCATTGTATCCGCGTTCAGATCAACACAGCTTCCCATCCTGTTCCCTTCCCCTTGTGAGAACCGACCGTCAAGGTCAGAACCGACCGCGTCAAAATGTCGCAGGATAGTATTATAAATCGTCGCTTGGTTGCTACACTTTTTTGCCTACTTCTTTTGGCTTGCAATCAGACCCCCGTCGAGTTTCGCAATACTGACCTGACCGGGGCCACCTTCGGGCGCCAGTTGATGTTGAGTGATCATAATGGGCGGAATCGTTCCATTGGTGACTTTCGCGACAAGGTCATCGTCATCTTTTTCGGGTACACGTCATGCCCGGACATCTGCCCGACAACGCTCGCCCGGCTGGCCGAGGTAATGAAGGAGCTGGGGTCCGAAGCTGAAAGGGTCCAGGTGCTTTTCGTTTCGCTGGATCCGGAACGCGACACCAAGGAACGACTGAAGGAATTCGTCCCCTGGTTTCACCCGTCCTTTCTCGGATTGCATGGTGACGCGGCACAGACAAAGGCCGTCTCCGAAGAGTTCCGCGTTTTCAGTTCACGCAAGGAGGTCGGGATTCGGCAGGCGTCGAGGATATCGCCAGCGACATACGGCAGTTGTTCGCCGGGGAGTGAACCTGCCGGCAAGGTCGATGATGTCCGACCTCAACGTTGATGAACCTTCATCGCGCGCTGCGCCTCACGCCTCGAGTCTTTTTCCAGTTCGTCAGCGCGTTTGTCGTACTGCTTCTTGCCCTTGGCGAGGCCGATTTCCAGCTTGACGCGCCCCCGCATGAAGTGCAGATCGAGCGGCACGAGCGCATACCCGGCGCGTTCCACCTTGCCGATCAGTTTCATGATTTCGCGTTCGTGCAGCAACAGCTTGCGGGTACGCGTTGGATCGGGACTGACATGGGTCGACGCCGTCAGCAGGGGCGTGATGTGCATGCCGATCAGAAAAAGCTCGCCACCCTTGATAATGACATACGATTCCTTGATGTTCATCCGGCCAGCGCGAATGGCCTTGACCTCCCATCCTTCGAGGGCAATGCCCGCCTCGTGCCTCTCTTCGATGAAGTAGTCGTGGAAGGCTTTTTTGTTGACCGTGATGCTCATGCCGCCGA
This window of the Candidatus Dechloromonas phosphoritropha genome carries:
- a CDS encoding SCO family protein translates to MSQDSIINRRLVATLFCLLLLACNQTPVEFRNTDLTGATFGRQLMLSDHNGRNRSIGDFRDKVIVIFFGYTSCPDICPTTLARLAEVMKELGSEAERVQVLFVSLDPERDTKERLKEFVPWFHPSFLGLHGDAAQTKAVSEEFRVFSSRKEVGIRQASRISPATYGSCSPGSEPAGKVDDVRPQR
- the smpB gene encoding SsrA-binding protein SmpB, coding for MSITVNKKAFHDYFIEERHEAGIALEGWEVKAIRAGRMNIKESYVIIKGGELFLIGMHITPLLTASTHVSPDPTRTRKLLLHEREIMKLIGKVERAGYALVPLDLHFMRGRVKLEIGLAKGKKQYDKRADELEKDSRREAQRAMKVHQR